A segment of the Panicum hallii strain FIL2 chromosome 1, PHallii_v3.1, whole genome shotgun sequence genome:
ACGAGAGGCTGCGCTCGGGTctggaggaggcgcggcgcCGGCACGCGCGCGCCGTGGTGTCGGCCTTggagcgcgcggcggcgcggcgcctgcgggcggcggaggccgacCTGGAGCGCGCCCTGGCGCGCGGCGCGGAGCTCGGCGAGCGGCTCCGGCAGGTGGGCGCCGAGGGCCAGGCGTGGCGGGGCATCGCCAGCGGgcacgaggccgccgccgcgggcctgcGCGCCACGCTCGACCAGCTCCTCCTCCAGGCGCCGCGCCCGGGGGCCGAGGgcgaggccgaggccgaggaCGCGCGGTCGTGCTGCTTCGGGCCGGCGCAGGAGGGCGCCCAGGCCTCCgcaggcgccggcgccgggagcAGGGCGTCGTGCCGGTcgtgcggcgcggcggacgcgtgcgtgctgctgctgccgtgcCGGCACCTGTGCCTGTGCGGCGGGTGCGAGGCGGCCGCGGAGGCGTGCCCCGTCTGCGCGGCCACCAAGAACGCCTCGCTCCACGTCCTCTTGTCGTGACCTCGTCGGCCCCCGCGGCAGCCCAACGTATAGATTCATCGGATCGATCGTTCATTCCAAGGTCGCGTCCTCGTGTTTTTTTCCTCCCTTTTTCTCTGTCTGTTTCGAGACTAGAACCTGATGATCAACCAGTGTTTTTTTATGGGTTGCCTGCCTCAGTTTGATGTTTTTTCGGTGTTGATGTTTGTATGGTATCAGTGGAGTTGTTGAAATGGTGAACAGATTCTATCGATTTGTATTTGCTCCGCCCGAGGCAATCCAATGCGATCGCCTGGTGCCCCCTGGCCTTTTGCGTTTGCATAACGTACGTACGGGCGTGCAGGTCACCCAACATCTTGTACACTATACTAATATACTATACATAGCGCAAGGGAGGAATGGAGGAATGCTGTCGACTCCGAAGATGGCCGGCAGTTAAACCTACTCTATCACGCGTTGTGATCAGATGTAGCTTAACACATAATCACTCAaaatttatactggttcaggcaagATGCCCTACGTCTAGGCAGGGTCAGTCGGTTGTACTGCCTGAGCCCACATGCTTGAGAGAGTTTGGGAAGTTACAAGCTTTCAAATGGAGAATGTGGTGAGTTCTGAGAAGTCTAGGGTCCCTGGTGTCCTAGACGGAaggctctcccttttatagtccagagggatattttttacaggggaaCTAAGGGTGTAAGGATAAAAAGAGAGAACTCCCGACCCCGCCGGTCGAAATCGGCAGCTTTGTCATTCGGGTTTGGCCATCCCGTCAGTCGGAGTCT
Coding sequences within it:
- the LOC112894509 gene encoding probable BOI-related E3 ubiquitin-protein ligase 2 isoform X2 yields the protein MAVQAQHLAHAFHHDSRAISRPALNDDTTAAAAFLREPAAGHLLLLPSAAQRQQVGGNTVFSDPRSELTCNNNHLPDSVCFAPRKRARTGDVVGDGLTMEGHRALLPVPVPQLQEFAPAEDVRGRVLCCADASTSGRLPGSAPISHSVLSYLYRHSVEIDAFVRLENERLRSGLEEARRRHARAVVSALERAAARRLRAAEADLERALARGAELGERLRQVGAEGQAWRGIASGHEAAAAGLRATLDQLLLQAPRPGAEGEAEAEDARSCCFGPAQEGAQASAGAGAGSRASCRSCGAADACVLLLPCRHLCLCGGCEAAAEACPVCAATKNASLHVLLS